One genomic window of Gossypium hirsutum isolate 1008001.06 chromosome D11, Gossypium_hirsutum_v2.1, whole genome shotgun sequence includes the following:
- the LOC107916674 gene encoding receptor kinase-like protein Xa21, translated as MANIHFPFLSLLLIQCFIIGFSTTATDQSALLQFKAQIEDPPNALGNEWTSTWMSVCNWTGVSCGHHHRRITALDLSNMGIKGTIGPQLGNLSFLVSLNLSGNNFHGELPRELASLRRLKLVDLSNNALSGEIPAWFGNLTALQQLYLGGNRFQGEIPWEIGKLAALEKFGVQNMSLVGQLPSSIFNISSLKEIRVYNNSISGYIPSDMCDHLHHLQVFEISTNKFFGHIPSNIGECKNLQTLSLSLNQLNGFIPSSIGNLTNLEVLYLDGNSLHGEIPWEMGNLRKMEIFVAKGMRLSGRIPPSIFNISSLKRINLHDNFLSGKLPEMGFVPNLEGIYLMNNNLSGNIPSSISNASRLRVLSLNENSFSGLIPHSLANLNLLQVLCFSSNHLTMESQSPTFLSSLSNCKKLRVLDIASNPLNALLPASIFNLSASLETLRAHDCNFKGKIPMEIDGLSNIIRLDLSRNELSGSIPTTIGRLQRVQGLFLSGNMLTGSIPYDVCRLEELSTLSLSGNMLQGSLPTCLGDLTSLRSLNLSSNKLHSIIPSTFWSLDYILEVDFSSNYLNGTLPPDIGNLKVLTYLNLSRNQFSSNIPTRIGGLDNLQTLSLSRNSLQGPIPESFGGLTSLVTLDLSNNNLSGIIPKSLERLSYLNHFDVSFNRLGGEIPTEGCFKNFTSKSFVKNYALCGSSKFQVPPCKNCTHRPFKARLIHVLRYGLPILASITWIIALIILCLKRTTSLSTRENLSEILGTNQHNRLVQATDRFSDANLLGSGSFGSVYKGKLSDGTNVAIKVFNLQVERAFRSFDAEFEVMKNILHRNLVKIISYCSCSDFKALVLEFMPNGNLEKWLYSDHYSLDILQRINILIDVASALEYLHSGHPSTIIHCDLKPSNILLDDDMVAHVGDFGIAKLLGEENSMKQTMTLATIGYMAPEYGLAGIISVKSDVYSYGILLMETFTRKKPTNEMFIGETSLKHWVKESLPNGTIDIADSSLLQNEGENSTAKVNCLSSILNLALECSAQLPEERKDMEDVVYKLKRIRMKYLKEVQQA; from the exons ATGGCCAATATCCACTTCCCTTTCCTATCACTGTTGCTAATACAATGTTTCATAATTGGCTTTTCAACCACTGCGACCGATCAGTCGGCGCTTCTTCAATTCAAAGCACAAATCGAGGATCCTCCCAATGCTTTGGGTAACGAGTGGACCAGTACTTGGATGTCTGTCTGCAACTGGACCGGTGTCTCTTGCGGTCACCATCATCGAAGAATCACTGCGTTGGATCTTTCAAACATGGGTATCAAAGGAACTATTGGTCCACAGTTGGGAAATCTTTCCTTCCTGGTCTCGCTGAACTTGAGCGGCAACAATTTCCATGGCGAGTTGCCGCGAGAGCTGGCCAGTTTGCGTCGcttgaaacttgttgatttgagtAACAATGCTTTGAGCGGAGAGATTCCGGCATGGTTTGGGAATTTAACAGCACTTCAACAATTATATCTGGGTGGAAATCGTTTCCAAG GTGAAATCCCGTGGGAAATTGGTAAGCTTGCTGCTTTGGAGAAATTTGGAGTGCAAAATATGAGCTTGGTTGGTCAACTCCCATCTTCTATATTCAACATTTCATCTTTGAAGGAGATCAGGGTTTACAATAATAGTATATCTGGTTACATTCCAAGTGATATGTGTGACCATCTTCACCACCTCCAAGTGTTTGAGATATCAACCAACAAATTCTTTGGCCACATTCCCTCAAACATTGGTGAATGCAAAAATCTTCAAACTCTATCATTGTCTCTTAATCAACTCAATGGGTTTATTCCTTCGAGTATTGGGAATTTAACCAACCTCGAGGTTTTATATTTGGATGGAAACTCTTTACATG GTGAAATCCCATGGGAGATGGGGAATCTTAGGAAAATGGAGATTTTTGTTGCAAAAGGCATGAGGCTAAGTGGGCGGATTCCACCTTCTATCTTCAATATATCTTCTTTGAAACGAATTAATCTCCATGACAATTTTCTATCAG GTAAATTACCGGAGATGGGGTTTGTTCCAAATCTAGAGGGAATATACCTAATGAACAATAATCTAAGTGGGAATATTCCAAGCTCAATTTCAAATGCTTCTAGGCTTAGAGTTTTAAGCTTGAATGAGAACTCTTTCTCTGGCCTTATCCCACATTCCCTTGCCAATCTAAATTTGCTTCAAGTTTTGTGCTTTTCTTCCAACCACTTGACCATGGAATCTCAAAGTCCCACCTTTCTTTCTTCCCTGTCGAACTGTAAGAAGCTCAGAGTCCTAGACATAGCCTCAAATCCACTTAATGCCCTTCTTCCCGCTTCTATCTTTAATCTCTCAGCGTCACTCGAAACTCTACGCGCCCATGATTGCAATTTCAAAGGCAAGATTCCAATGGAGATTGATGGTTTAAGCAACATTATACGCTTGGACCTATCCCGGAATGAATTGAGTGGATCTATTCCGACAACAATAGGACGGCTACAACGCGTCCAAGGTTTGTTTCTGAGTGGCAATATGTTGACTGGATCCATTCCATATGATGTTTGTCGTTTGGAGGAACTAAGTACTTTGTCATTGAGTGGTAACATGCTTCAAGGTTCACTCCCCACTTGTTTGGGCGATCTAACTTCTTTGAGATCCCTAAACCTGTCTTCCAACAAATTGCATTCCATAATACCCTCCACCTTTTGGAGCCTTGATTATATCTTGGAAGTAGATTTCTCCTCAAATTATCTGAATGGAACGCTCCCCCCGGATATCGGAAACTTGAAAGTACTAACGTATTTGAATTTGTCGAGAAATCAGTTTTCGAGCAACATTCCAACAAGAATCGGGGGTCTAGATAACTTACAAACCTTGTCTCTATCTAGGAATAGTTTGCAAGGTCCCATTCCCGAATCATTTGGTGGCTTGACAAGTTTGGTAACCTTGGATTTATCGAACAACAATCTCTCCGGGATCATTCCCAAGTCTTTGGAAAGACTTTCCTATCTCAATCACTTTGATGTGTCTTTCAATAGACTGGGAGGAGAGATCCCCACTGAAGGGTGTTTCAAAAACTTTACGAGTAAATCATTCGTGAAGAATTATGCACTATGTGGTTCATCTAAATTCCAAGTCCCTCCTTGCAAAAATTGCACCCATCGACCATTCAAGGCGCGCCTTATACATGTTTTGAGATATGGTTTACCGATACTTGCTTCTATTACATGGATAATTGCTTTGATCATCTTGTGTCTGAAAAGGACCACTAGTCTTTCAACCAGAGAAAATTTGTCGGAAATATTGGGAACCAATCAGCACAATAGACTTGTACAAGCTACGGACAGATTCAGCGATGCCAACTTGCTCGGTTCGGGAAGTTTCGGCTCTGTATACAAAGGAAAACTTTCAGATGGTACGAATGTTGCAATAAAAGTTTTCAATTTGCAGGTAGAAAGAGCATTTAGGAGTTTCGATGCCGAGTTTGAAGTGATGAAAAATATACTTCACCGCAATCTAGTCAAGATCATCAGTTATTGCTCTTGTAGTGATTTCAAAGCCTTGGTGCTTGAATTCATGCCTAATGGGAACCTTGAGAAATGGTTGTATTCCGACCATTATTCCTTGGATATCCTACAGAGAATCAACATATTGATAGATGTTGCATCAGCATTAGAGTATCTCCATTCGGGGCATCCGAGTACTATAATCCATTGTGACCTAAAGCCAAGTAACATCCTACTAGATGACGACATGGTCGCACATGTGGGAGATTTTGGCATTGCCAAACTGTTGGGAGAAGAAAACTCCATGAAACAAACCATGACACTTGCTACTATTGGGTATATGGCACCAG AATATGGATTAGCAGGAATTATTTCCGTAAAAAGTGATGTCTATAGTTATGGTATCTTATTAATGGAAACTTTCACAAGAAAGAAACCCACAAATGAAATGTTCATCGGAGAAACGAGTTTGAAACATTGGGTTAAAGAGTCACTACCTAACGGAACAATTGATATTGCCGATTCCAGTTTGCTACAAAATGAGGGTGAAAATTCTACGGCTAAAGTAAATTGTTTATCATCAATCTTGAACTTAGCTTTGGAATGTTCAGCTCAGTTACctgaagaaagaaaagatatgGAGGATGTTGTTTACAAGCTTAAGAGAATCAGAATGAAGTATCTAAAAGAAGTTCAGCAAGCCTAA
- the LOC107916675 gene encoding 30S ribosomal protein 3, chloroplastic, giving the protein MVVTCLHPNLNPCFKPLISFPSQNPNSFPFKSLIASPKTFSFAKPIISLQVKANSPALSDELPLDASPSQSSSGKEKLGVVVKPLEKPRVVLKFIWMEKDIGMALDQVIPGHGSIPLSPYYFWPRKDAWEELKVLLESKPWISHMQRIHLLNQATDIINLWQTSGGNLT; this is encoded by the exons ATGGTGGTAACATGTCTCCACCCTAATCTAAACCCTTGCTTTAAACCCTTAATTTCATTCCCTTCTCAAAACCCTAACTCTTTCCCTTTTAAATCTCTCATTGCTTCCCCTAAAACCTTTAGTTTCGCTAAACCCATAATCTCTTTACAAGTCAAAGCAAATTCTCCTGCTCTTTCAGATGAACTGCCACTGGATGCTTCCCCTTCTCAATCTTCTTCTGGTAAAGAG AAGCTTGGAGTGGTGGTGAAGCCATTAGAGAAGCCACGGGTAGTATTGAAGTTCATATGGATGGAAAAAGATATAGGGATGGCTCTTGATCAAGTGATACCAGGCCATGGTTCAATCCCTTTGAGTCCATATTACTTTTGGCCTAGAAAAGATGCTTGGGAAGAGCTCAAGGTTTTGCTTGAAAGCAAGCCATGGATATCTCACATGCAAAGGATTCACCTTCTCAACCAAGCTACTGATATCATCAATTTATGGCAGACAAGTGGTGGTAATTTAACCTAA